In the Populus trichocarpa isolate Nisqually-1 chromosome 1, P.trichocarpa_v4.1, whole genome shotgun sequence genome, aaatgatatgtaaaaatatagtttaactaaaaaaattttaagatgatatCCTTTTATGATATTAAGATATCAACATGTTAGATTGATTTGGGTCAACATGTCAAATCCACGACTCGGATTATGAAactatgataaccccataaaaaataaattataaaagcttaattctcagtcaacccaatgttaaatagtaaaattaaaaaaaatcaattaaaaagatctaaaaaagcgacccaagttaacttgtcaaatttacGATCCATGTTATAAAACCGTAAAATCCTATAGGAAgcaaatcgaaataaattacaaagttcaattctcaatcagccTAGTGTTGAaggaagagattaaaaaaaaatcaattaagtaaagaatctaaaaaacaaCCTGAGTTAATCTGATAAACTCATAACCTAATTTATAAGATCAGGataacatctaaaaaaaaacacgatttaacctgagttaacttgcCAAATTTAGTTTAACTAGGGTTAAATACTAAAACTCGCGACCCTAATTATGAGACCAATATATCTtcaaagaaagcaaattaaaataaattattaaacttaattatcaatTGATCCAATGTTGCatatgatgaaattggaaaaaaaaaatctattaaaaaaacacaaaaaatattcaaagtcaactcaagttaactcgtTAATCACTATTCTCAGGTCATGATGTTAGAATAACCTaacagaaaagaaataaaataaatcatgaaacttaattcttaatcaaaaaaatattaaatgatggaaGTGGgaaataaaagttaattaagaaaaaaaaactaagtcatataaattaacccgtcaaacttgtgatccatgtcatgaaaattagataactcaataaaaaacaaatctaatattaaatgatgaaattttttttaaaaaaatgattaaaaaaaatcaaagaaaaaaaaacaaacaaacaaagcacTATTCAAATGAAATATGCTTTCTGACGAGGGATGCATCAAAAACCCctcttcaatttaaaaaatatacggAAAAATAACTTAAGTCAACTCAAATTAACCTGTTAAACACTATTCTCGGGTCATAATGTTggaataacctaatagaaagtaaacaaaacaaatcatagagtttaattttcaatcaacccaatattaaatgatgaaattaaaaaaaagttaattaaaaaaaatttaagtgaatcgaattaacttgtcaaatccatgatccgtgttatgaaagtcagataaaccaataaaaaataaatctaatattaaatggtgaaataaaaaaatattaattaaagaaaccaaagaaaaaaaaaacaaaattagtaaaaacccttcatttttagtttttcttgacGATCGATAATGTTAAAGATTCTTATTATAACCCAAAAATAGAATGGGAAATCCCGTTCACTTTAAGAAAATAGTTTCATTAGaatgttttcataaaataataataattaacctGTATACATTTTAactaacatatttattaaatataaaatttttaagataGAGAACAAGGATTTGGTTTgacttgttgttttttaaataaaataaatacatataaaatcagATGAATAAAACACATATCCTTACTTTTTATGGtagggatttaaaaaaaaaatttaatgttttagattttttttagaaaaaagaaaaatagaaaatacttgttcaaaaaaataattttcatttttttattgataaaatccTTTCTTGTAGTtcataatttaaagaaaaaatggcaGCAAATTCTTGGTTTTCTTAGTTAGCTACAAATCAGTCTTGCTTAccaatgttttcttatttggcTACAAATACAgctatcatatttatttatttatttatgattagtTGTGTTTTTGGATATGGTTGCCATTAACTCAGTGACAGGTAACCCCTCTTTAAAAAGAATAGAAAGCTGCAGCCAGTAACCCAATACCACtctaaaagggaaaaaagcATAGTTACTTCCGTGGAGTCGCCAGCTTTTTcgttgatattttatattttataccgATCGTACACCTCAGGGTTTCATCAGATAATTGAACAGTGAGCAGTGATTCTAAGCAATGAGCCCCACAAACACCATTATAAGCGAAAATAAGAATGGCAGGTAGGTTAAAGAGATTTGCTCTATCTGTGATCTCAAGTTCGAATCCTGTAGTTATTTATATaatagccactggaggcttacatagtcgttaacttcaaggcctgTAGGATTAGTCAaagtacgcgcaagctggccggatacccatgttaaactaataaaaataaaaagaattgaagggAATCAATAGTTGATGATGATTATTTACAAATGGAGGCGATCCAATCGTAAGTTTATAGCATCTTCCTCAGCAGACAATTTAAGGAATTtacaaataatgaaaaactaGATGATAAGTTTCGCTGAACTAAACATGGTCAACCTTAGCCCCACATATTGCTCTAGCAGACCCTTAACGACCTAGGATTATCTCAAGCAGGGCTGAACCTCCTACCAGCTCGCCTCCTACCACCAAGCTGGTGAGACTGAGTAATTCTAGCAGGAGCTCGAGTCAACATCTTAACACCAAATGGATTGCTCTTGCTCTGTAACATATCAGCAGCATAcaaggttaaaatttcagaagcTGCCTtcacaaactcattaaaatTGTCTTTTAAGGGAATAGGTGACTACACTTACCATTCGGCAGGTTCCAGCTTCAAGGTCACAGACAGGATACTCGTGAGGGCAGCAGCTGTAATGGTCGTCACAGCAGGTTGCAGACTCCAGAGGGCAGCACCCCCATCCAAAGCAATAGTCACCGTACTGATATATGCAGCAGCATGTGCTTCCAGCAGGGCATGAGTAGTAATCATCGCACTCTGAGGAAGGCTTTTCTGGAGGTGGAGGGTTCACTGGAGATGGAGGGGAGGGACCGGGATTAGGGGGATTTGCAGACTTCTTGGTGGGATATGAAGCTTCCATTGCTATTCCACACTTTCCAGTTTCAGTGCTGGCAACATCACGCTCCATCCTGATGTACCCATTCTCTCCCCAAGCAGGACCCCATGAGTTCCTCACAATCCAGTAATCTACACCATGCTCTGTACCATACCCAACAGTAACCACACCATGGTCTAGCTGTGTTCCACATGACCCAGTAAAAACACCctgaacaaagaagaaaagaaacatatgACTTAAGTAATCAATTAACGTGCACAAGACTACTTAAAATTCAGTTTGTGAGAAGTTGTCCCATTCAGAATTCAAATGTTTCTTGCTTCCAAACTAGTGAATTATAAATGATGCATTCTGGTAACAAGGCTATGAAGGTTAATGAGTCAGGCTTTAGCCTATCATGTAttacaaacaaattataatttgtacaaTTTCGATAGTTAAGCCTTGATGCCAAAGCATAAAAATGGTTAGTAAGATGGGGTGCGGGGCTTACAGATTGGTAGAGTTGGAAACCCCTTCCACCAGCTTCAATGGCAACACTAACAGGTTGATTTGCCACAGCCTTCTTTAATGACTTCTCGTCATTTTGTGGAACGTCTTCATAACCATCAATTGTAACAACTCGAGCATTTTTCTGCAAAAACATAATGATCAAGTGCATTAAGGATAAGCAACATCCCGATCAGACTAaagatcaaatattaattttctaaaacatGAAACTTGAGGAGGGAAACGATTCAAGATACCCTATTTGGATCACACATGCTATCAATAGCCTTGTAGGGGTAATCTTCTTCGGTATCAATACCACCATtctcaataataaaatcaaaggcATAGTCCATGAGACCTCCATTGCATCCCAGGTTATATGTCTTATCGCAATCCACCAACTCCTGTTCTGACAGAGATGTCAAGTTACCAGTTACAATTTGGTTTATCCCTTCCACCGCTCCAACAGTGGAGAATGCCCAGCAACtccctttaataaaaaaacaaaataaaactttacaTTAGAAATTAGCCTGAGCCAAACAGAACGctttcataaaattttgtaGCTGCCAAAATTAGACACCAAACTGTTCAATCTGCGTGTGGGACATCAAATACTCCTACCTAAACCAAATTCAGTTACCATAAAACATGAATCAAATAGTCCGATTTCTAGCTGATCTTATCTTTAAAACCTAAAGAATAAAGATGTCATccagaaaatcaaaaaattcaaattatacttAATCAAATCCGGAGAAAAAGCAAGAGTTGCTCCCACCAAATATCTAgtcgaagaaaaaacaaacagacgTATAACAATAGCAAATGATAGCGATAGTTTCTTGGTCAAGCAGAGAAGACCCAAAATAAGAACATCCTTGGAGAAAAATATGCCCCTGGTCCCACGCCGGTTACCAAATCTAAATCCCcaaaataacacacacacacacacacacacacacaaagaaggaAAATCTgggatgaaattatttttcatgagcCTCAGACCCAGCAAGTTTGCTGTCCAACGACATCCTgttgataaaaacaaacagaaaaaggaaaaaagaaacaaaaacataccACACTGGCCTTGATCTTTAACAGGGGCGACAGCCCCCTTTTCTCTCCAATCAACGGTCTCCGGCAAATCATCACCTTCCTTAAACAAATACCTCTCACTTTTTGGCCCACCTAACAACCTTCCCTTCCCATCCATCCTCGTACCCAAGTAAACCGACCGGTACTCATCGTTACTCAAATCCGCAAACTTGTTCAACCCAAGTTTATAACTCGGGTTCCCAACAGAATTATGTTCATCGATAAATTTAAGGTTATCCTTGAAAATCTCAAATCGTCTTTCTTTCTCACCCAACGCATTATATGCTCTACCATGTTTAACCAACCACATCTCGTAGATTCTTCTTGTCTCTGCCTCTGTTCTTTCTGGGACTTGGCCATGTTTTATGTTGTAATCAATTATGGACATGTCTATGGCTAAACAAACAGAAAGCAAGGACAACATAGCCATGAAGGCTAAAGATCGATGAAGAGAGGCCATTGTTTTGGGAGGTTCTTTGTGTTTGTGTTCTGTGGAGAGTCTCTAGGTACGTGTAGACAAATATatagggaagggaagggaattGAAGAGGATCGGAAAAAGGTGTTTGTACAGGAGATGGAAGGTGTGTTGAAATTGGCTGATGTGGGTCCTGCTTATATTTGGAGAAGTGTGTGGGTGTCCAcggcttttttattttactgtaaTCAGGATTCTCGTTAGACAGTAATAGATTTTTTTCCGTGTTAACCGCGAgagagat is a window encoding:
- the LOC7492056 gene encoding cysteine proteinase mucunain — protein: MASLHRSLAFMAMLSLLSVCLAIDMSIIDYNIKHGQVPERTEAETRRIYEMWLVKHGRAYNALGEKERRFEIFKDNLKFIDEHNSVGNPSYKLGLNKFADLSNDEYRSVYLGTRMDGKGRLLGGPKSERYLFKEGDDLPETVDWREKGAVAPVKDQGQCGSCWAFSTVGAVEGINQIVTGNLTSLSEQELVDCDKTYNLGCNGGLMDYAFDFIIENGGIDTEEDYPYKAIDSMCDPNRKNARVVTIDGYEDVPQNDEKSLKKAVANQPVSVAIEAGGRGFQLYQSGVFTGSCGTQLDHGVVTVGYGTEHGVDYWIVRNSWGPAWGENGYIRMERDVASTETGKCGIAMEASYPTKKSANPPNPGPSPPSPVNPPPPEKPSSECDDYYSCPAGSTCCCIYQYGDYCFGWGCCPLESATCCDDHYSCCPHEYPVCDLEAGTCRMSKSNPFGVKMLTRAPARITQSHQLGGRRRAGRRFSPA